The Arachis hypogaea cultivar Tifrunner chromosome 14, arahy.Tifrunner.gnm2.J5K5, whole genome shotgun sequence genome has a segment encoding these proteins:
- the LOC112741112 gene encoding protein DMP2 gives MSNNSSMSTKALNSLGNLIKLLPTGTVFMFQFLIPIVTNSGHCTTLNKYLTATLLVICAFNCVFASFTDSYAGSDGLRHYALVTPKGLWPSPASDAVDMSKYKLRVGDFVHAFSSLIIFAILGLLDTNTVRCFYPGFESSEKVLVQVLPPVIGAVTSAVFVMFPDNRHGIGYPTSEDPNDVTDKNSKA, from the coding sequence ATGAGTAATAACAGCAGCATGTCAACCAAGGCATTGAATAGTCTTGGAAACCTGATAAAGCTGCTGCCAACAGGGACGGTGTTCATGTTCCAGTTCTTGATCCCCATCGTAACTAACAGCGGCCATTGCACCACGCTCAATAAGTACCTCACCGCCACTCTCCTCGTAATCTGCGCCTTCAACTGCGTCTTTGCTTCTTTCACCGACAGCTACGCCGGCTCCGACGGTCTTCGCCACTACGCTCTCGTCACGCCCAAAGGTCTCTGGCCTTCTCCGGCCTCCGACGCCGTTGACATGTCAAAATACAAGCTTAGGGTCGGTGATTTCGTCCACGCTTTTTCGTCGCTGATTATTTTCGCCATCTTGGGTTTGCTTGATACCAACACGGTGCGTTGTTTCTACCCTGGCTTTGAGTCGTCGGAGAAGGTTCTGGTGCAGGTTCTGCCGCCGGTGATTGGAGCGGTTACGAGTGCTGTGTTTGTTATGTTCCCTGATAACCGCCACGGTATAGGGTACCCTACCAGCGAGGACCCTAATGACGTTACTGATAAAAATTCCAAGgcctaa